A single region of the Kryptolebias marmoratus isolate JLee-2015 linkage group LG10, ASM164957v2, whole genome shotgun sequence genome encodes:
- the LOC108241746 gene encoding insulinoma-associated protein 2 — MPRGFLVKRNRRGSATYRARSDGKPEAHEGEGERSGARAEVPALGVFPFHRPDGEPPESGEGPVREAWSSHVESALEAEADRSAQLPDTEVDVLSADRDFCFYPPPPPHDPASDEPRSPVKPVGTRLLKRHEEADRRDLPFLVRPASMERPRLHAQPYSHKFDPNLARVHLFPPLTLMEQERAERKRSFLDADHHKLSAKQKKPKPNRRLNFEDEVTTSPVLGLRIKKESPELRRPREKASAPPGAQPLGEFICQLCKEEYPDPFSLAQHKCSRIVRVEYRCPECDKVFSCPANLASHRRWHKPRPASNPEPEATRSQALKEKQAAETEGKENELQHHGALDSSARVLLLRPDWNPDVQPHVRAADSPQSGLLLLNPEERAELPPPQQPPPGPFLQSLPEEEVYECRYCGKKFRRQAYLKKHLAAHEMTARASPPPSPYNQAQVFLCHLCGARFPSAEIRDKHRLWHAMRDELLVGAGRGRADVFHAHREEGGGGGGEREPHQQQIFTCKYCPSTFFSSPGLTRHINKSHPTENRQVMLLQMTVRP, encoded by the coding sequence ATGCCTCGGGGGTTCTTGGTGAAGAGGAACCGGCGCGGTTCGGCCACGTACCGCGCGCGCAGCGACGGCAAACCCGAGGCGCACGAAGGCGAGGGCGAGCGGAGCGGAGCGCGGGCGGAGGTCCCGGCGCTGGGGGTCTTCCCGTTCCACCGTCCGGACGGAGAACCCCCTGAGTCCGGCGAGGGGCCCGTCAGGGAGGCGTGGAGCTCGCACGTGGAGTCGGCGCTGGAGGCGGAGGCCGACCGGAGCGCGCAGCTGCCGGACACCGAGGTGGACGTCCTGAGCGCGGACAGAGACTTCTGCTTCTACCCGCCGCCGCCTCCGCACGACCCGGCTTCAGACGAGCCCCGCAGCCCCGTGAAACCGGTGGGCACGAGGCTGCTGAAGCGGCACGAGGAGGCAGACCGCCGCGACCTGCCCTTCCTGGTGAGACCCGCGTCTATGGAGAGGCCCCGTCTGCACGCGCAGCCCTACAGCCACAAGTTTGACCCGAACCTGGCTCGCGTGCACCTGTTCCCTCCGCTGACGCTGATGGAGCAGGAGCGCGCGGAAAGGAAGCGCTCCTTCCTCGACGCAGACCACCACAAGCTCAGCGCGAAGCAGAAGAAGCCCAAACCGAACCGGAGGCTGAACTTCGAGGACGAGGTCACCACGTCTCCGGTTCTGGGGCTGCGGATCAAGAAGGAGAGTCCGGAGCTGAGGAGGCCGCGGGAGAAAGCGTCCGCTCCGCCCGGAGCCCAGCCGCTCGGGGAGTTCATCTGCCAGCTCTGTAAGGAGGAGTACCCGGACCCCTTCTCCCTGGCGCAGCACAAGTGCTCCCGCATAGTGCGCGTGGAGTACCGCTGCCCCGAGTGCGACAAAGTCTTCAGCTGCCCCGCGAACTTGGCCTCCCACCGGCGCTGGCACAAACCCCGCCCGGCGAGCAACCCGGAGCCGGAGGCGACCCGGAGCCAGGCTCTGAAGGAGAAGCAGGCGGCGGAGACGGAGGGCAAAGAGAACGAGCTGCAGCACCACGGCGCGCTGGACAGCTCCGCGCGCGTGCTGCTGCTCCGCCCCGACTGGAACCCGGACGTGCAGCCGCACGTGCGAGCCGCGGACAGCCCCCAGTCCGGACTCCTGCTGCTCAACCCGGAGGAGCGCGCGGAGCTCCCTCCGCCGCAGCAGCCGCCGCCCGGCCCGTTCCTCCAGTCCCTACCGGAGGAGGAGGTGTACGAGTGCCGCTACTGCGGCAAGAAGTTCCGCCGCCAGGCTTACCTGAAGAAACACCTGGCTGCGCACGAGATGACAGCGCGCGCCTCCCCGCCCCCGTCACCTTACAACCAGGCCCAGGTGTTCCTGTGCCACCTGTGCGGCGCGCGCTTCCCGTCGGCGGAGATCAGAGACAAGCACCGCCTGTGGCACGCGATGAGGGACGAGCTGCTGGTCGGAGCGGGACGCGGCAGGGCGGACGTTTTCCACGCgcacagagaggagggaggcggcggcggcggggagCGCGAGCCGCACCAGCAGCAGATTTTCACCTGCAAGTACTGTCCGTCCACGTTCTTCAGCTCACCTGGGCTCACGAGACACATCAACAAGTCCCACCCCACGGAGAACCGGCAGGTGATGCTGCTGCAGATGACGGTGCGGCCGTGA